A region of the Sphaerodactylus townsendi isolate TG3544 linkage group LG15, MPM_Stown_v2.3, whole genome shotgun sequence genome:
ttacagggtgttggttggaagggggggaagggaaaggagattgtcagtcttcttacaagagagaaaggggggatataaatccaaactcctcctcctcctcctcttcttctttcttcttcttcttctccttcttcatcacAATGTTTATAATTCTCCTGTTATCCATGAGCATCCCAGAACTAAAAGTGGGCTTGAACCTGCTCAATGCCACAGTCAGGATTAAAATTGAGAGACACCTTGAAGGTCATTCATTGACCATAACTCACCACTGTAATTCTCCTGTGATCGGCCCGTCCAAGTTCATCCAAGCCATGAAAATCCAGGGTTTGAACTGATGCGATATATACTGGCCTAGTGTTTGTTTGCACGATACTATTCAGAAGCAACCTTGGACTGGCAGAAGACATCCATTTCACCTAAAGATCAATCCTATTAATCAGTAACAAATGAAGACAAACCGGACCACAACCGAAATAAACATCTCTTGGAGATTTTTCATTGCACAACTGAACTTAAATTTGGCTCGGGGCTGCCTGCAATCTCTTACTTTTGATTCAGGtcctagggcagacctgggcattatacggcccgcaggccacattcggcccgccggatgaccctgactggccccccgccatgctggggagcgaggcgtctttgaaagccctgcagaagccggttgccttggctgccggcttctgcggggctttcaaaagcgcctcgcccccctgccttttggcccggccctccacaatatttcctgtttcttatgcggccccatggaaaaaataattgcccacccctgtcctagggtcTACTAGGATCGAGGCATCCCACAgaaaccctaagcagagttacagtcCAAAACGCCTCCTTTTTAAATGTTGTGGCAACATAAAGCAAagccaaactccacccccacccccccaccccccataaccaGTCAGAGCAAGCCTTAAAGCAAAGTGATGTGACAACATGGCAATTTGGGACAGGGTGAGAACTGGTGATCCCAAGAATGGTGGGTAGGGTTAAGGACTCCTCCATCACCTTGGTGCTGCGAggaactctgtacatgctctgAGGAATTTACTACAGCAAGGTAATGTGAACTTAGCAGAGTTAGATCAtcgtttttatttgtttgtcatGTATTGTGTAGTTTTCAACCCTTGCATCCTCTTTTTGTGTGTAGTTTTCAACTCTTGCATCTTCTTTTCCCTGTTCCTATCCCAATTTTAACCTACCCACCTCTTTTTATCTTCCccatttctgtaaaaaaaattgttttgtttttgtttagtaCAATCTGTTTTCTCTAGCATATTCTCTTCCCCATGTGCCAGATGGTAGAGGTGCTACACGGTATGTTCCAAGATATAATTTTGGTCTAGCACTGTGCTAGCAGGACACCTTCTCAGAGGCTCAgtctacatcataggtgtcaaactcgcggccctccagatgctatggactacagttcccatcattccatgccaacatcatgctggcagggatgatgggaactgtagtccataacatctggagggccgcgagtttgacacctgtggtctacatGTTCTCATGAGGTCTCAAAGTGGTGGCAGCTGATTACTAGGGggtcttgggagcagcagtggtgtagtggttaagagcaggtgtactctcatctggaggaaccgggtttgattccacgctctgccgcttgagctgtggaggcttatctggggaatccagatcaGCCTATCtactccaacacatgacagctgggtgaccttgggctagtcacagttcttctgagctctctcagcctcacctacctcatagggtgtttgttgtgggtggagggagggagggaaaagagtttgtaagcccctttgagtctcctatgggagagaaaggggggatataaatccaactcttcttcttcttccagagtaTCCTTGGTCTAAGGGGTTTTCCCAGCCAGCAACAGCCTCTTCTTCCCTTCTGTAACAAGGCAGCTGTTGGGCCCTGCTCCAATACTCCAAATGCTCATAAAAGTCTGACTGTTCAGTGCAAGCAAAGAGCAAATGTCCTTCAACTGCAAAACAAACAGTTCCAGATGACAGGGAAGAAGTCAGCCAAATCACACAATGACAACTTGATAAACGCCGTGTTTTTATTACCCAGACATCTGTGGAAGATTGGCCCCAAGCACGTGATTTTCACTCAGTCCGGAGAACCTGATCTTCCACACTTCAGTTCTGTGAGACAAAGCTTTGGGCTCCACAAGCCAAACGGATCCATGGGCAATAGGCAGGCGATATACAAGCCAGCAATGTTCCTCTGGACAAACATCAAACAGTCCACTTCAGACACCTGTGTATAAAGATAGCATGAGTTTCAACCTATAAGCAAATCCAGGGACAATATTTCAATTCATAGGAGTCTTTTTATATGCTAACGAATGTCTTGGGATTTGAATTTGCTACAGCTATCCTTTACCCTGATTTTCACAGACATTAGAAGCCCAACTGGTTCAAGTTTCCATTTCATCTAGTAACTTTGTAAAAGTTACAagtcattgactctatgaaaaccctgacagagcttgataaagtaaatatgctcttaaactgtaatgatcttgactgttgtctcgcagtggcaaagtttccggctgaggtttgcgaactgaacttacgATCCAGCGTGAaattttatctagtaattttaactgtatttatattgtatgttctgtatgccaataaaggcttattgaaattgaaattgtaaCTTTGTAAAAGAATATTCAAAGCTTGTAAAcacttttaaacaaaaatcaaCGACATCTTCCTGGCCTGGTCATCCAGGCAAGATTTCCAGTGGCTCCAGGTGACTGGCCAAGCAGCTTATTCACACGTGCATCTTACCTCGTCTCTTGATGCGTTCCCAAACACTTCACGCAGCAGTAGCGGGCCCCGCAGGACACGCAAGTGTAGTTGGAAGGGAAGCCACAGACGGTGCAGAAGTGACGCTGGGGCAAGTTCGAGGGAGGCGCGCAGGCTGTGAGATAGTTGGGGCCTTCACTCGCGTTGAGGTTCTGCACAAGACGCCAATGGGGAGAGATAAGGAGGGCAGCCATGACCCAGACAAGGAGGAACCGTGGGTCAGTGGGGGACAAtatactttgtattgtcgaaggctttcacggccagattcaactggttctggtgggttttctgggccatgtggccatggtctggtggatcttgttcctaacgtttcacctgcatctgtggctggcatcttcagaggtgtatcacagagggaagtctgttacacactgtgtcctgtatgtaacacaggacacagtgtgtaacagtcttccctctgtgatacacctgtgattccctctgtgatacacctgtgctATAACTGtgattccctctgtgatacacctgtgatatacctgtgattccctctgtgatacacctgtgatgTACCTGtaattccctctgtgatacacctgtgattccctctgtgatacacctctgaagatgccagccacagatgcaggtgaaacgttaggaacaagatccgccagaccacggccacacagcccggaaaacccaccaaaaccagacAATACACTCCCCAGTGATACCGATTATTATTGGCCTTGATTATTTTGTTGGAATACATTTTATTATTGTCTCATTCATATGAAATATCAAGgatacaaaaaatggaaaacatcaAAAACAGGGTACAGAaaaccaaagcaaacaaaaaaaataacaataaaacaatataatgaaaagaaagaacaaatacaGAAAGGTTTAGGGAAAGGCAGCATCTTGGGGCATTTCGCTTGCTAGCACCCACCCGATCTTGGTTGTTTGGGGGGCTTGTGAACCTGTTTTCAGGAGGTCTAACAACCTCGCTTGTCAAATTTGGAGTCTCCAAGACACATCAGGGAAGTGCAGCCAGGAATTATGAAAAGGTcaaccttaggagcagcagtggcgtaggaggttaagagctcgtgtatctaatctggaggaaccaggtttgattcccagctctgtcgcctgagctgtggaagcttatctggggaattcagattagcctgtgctctccaacacacgccagctgggtgactttgggctagtcacagcttctcggagctctctcagccccacccacctcacagggtgtttgttgtgaggggggaagggcaaggagattgtcagcccctttgagtctcctgcaggagagaaaggggggatataaatccaaactcttcttcttctcttcttaacaaAACGCCACGATCCCAGAAGTcggcttttattattattgtacatCTATATTTCCGTACCCCTCCAgacatttaattaaaaacaaagaggTTTAGATTCTCCCGTTTTGCACACTGTCTGCAGTTTTATGGCGTGCGATCTCAAAGATCAACTGTAAGGAAGTGACTCTGTCAATGGCCATACAGTCAGCACAGAACCAGCCTGAGTGTGTGGGaaagatacacacacaaaaaggtccAAATTGCAAAACGTTACACACCCCACCCACGCCCTACTATCAGCTGGTTTCCTCTGTAGGGCCTGTACGCAACTTTTGGCTAGTTTGGCCTGGAAGACTGACACTCGCCTGTTCCTCCAGCAAAGCCTGGAAATTCTTGCGGAAACGCAACTTGAAATGGTCCCCGcgggttttcttcttcttcttccctgtgaaAACAGCAGTAAGGAaaagctagcccaggggtagggaacctttaacactcaaagagccatttgggcccattttccatgggaaaagaaaacacttggagccgcaaataatttttgacatttaaaatgaagataacactgtatatattgggtttttttaccttttactccgctcattctgagaagtgcatggatgcgtccgccctgctgcctgcagggcgggcaaggatgaaggcCAGCGGCTACGGCACTGCGCCGACCACCCGAGCGCCCGCCCGCTCCCAGCGGGGCGAGGCCCGAGGGAAAGCCagcggcacggcccagccagctgcgggcaattggtgcgcctgccctgctgcctgcagggcggagcaGAGGATGGGGAGCCAGCTTAGCTTCGGCTCAAATGGAACGCAAGCGAGAGTGCAAAGGGGAGTAGAAGAGCACGCATCGCGGCCTCCTCGAGAGCACCatgaggttccctacccctgagctagccggAAGGCACCAAAAATTACCAAGTCCCAATAATGAGAAGTCACCCGAGCATCAACCACAAAGCCAGTTGGATTAGCAGTGCCCAGGGAGAGTCTAGGAAGGGGTGATTTGTCTGTTCCTGTgttctttccagggaaagactTGGAAAAGTTCAAAGTCTGCACACCAGAGCTAGTTTtccatagtggttagagtgtcaggctaggaccgtggtggcgaacctttggcactccagatgttatggactacaattcccatcagcccctgccagcatggtcaattggccatgttggcgggGAGGCTGATAAGTATGATCCATAACCTCGGGAAGATATAAGGTTCGCCATGGATctagggagacccaggttcaaagtctcccactctgccatgggaaacTTACTGGTGAGCGATgaaaaggtgggatccaaaaattttagtaacaggttccccatggtgagggtgggattcaaacagtggcgtagcgccaatgggaggCTGGGCCCGGGAACACGAATTGGGGCGTGGCTCgagcattccggggcggggcattaataatatctctgttactgtaaaaaactcttactgtaaaaaaaagttcctaatttccagctggtatctttctgtccataatttaaactcattacagcaagtcctatcgtctactgccaacagaaacatctacttctcctctaattgactgcctgtcaaataatactttcaaatacttaattttttgtttctagaaatcaaaagaaggatatacTTTTTCGCCTTAAACAaaggaacttttaccatattttctaaaacatgtttttaaaacagcccaacagggagaattatcccgttttctaccttcgctaaccagccacataggaaacaacaggactttatgatttttggacctaatggaatttctaacggaaaagcagacccaattagtaaccccctctcggcacacacaaataattagtaacccactctcgggaactgatgagaacctgctggatcccacctctgttattgggtgaccctgggccagtcacactctctcagtctaaccaacctcacagggttgttgtagggaTAAAATAAACTTGTAAGCTACTCTGGGCCTTAATTGAAGAGAATGGTGGAGTAAAA
Encoded here:
- the ZNHIT1 gene encoding zinc finger HIT domain-containing protein 1, which encodes MVEKKVSARSQDPSQRRILDRATRQRRLNRQLEALENDNFQDDPHANMPQLVKRLPQFDDDAETGKKKKKTRGDHFKLRFRKNFQALLEEQNLNASEGPNYLTACAPPSNLPQRHFCTVCGFPSNYTCVSCGARYCCVKCLGTHQETRCLKWTV